In Nostoc sp. UHCC 0926, a single genomic region encodes these proteins:
- a CDS encoding COG1470 family protein — MQAKFNPLEVIINPPGIQFGMPGDTIQLYVVVINQGDQSAVIDLYFVFDEVFQNLTGWSSSPRESLALAPQQNSDEVTFEFQIAANALPGTYDYTLVVDSPLHYPQDTPITFPNQIKVLLKEQTAIRVNDPTFSISPNTNPNKPLIFNPSQPLQVEVIVDNRSYLVDRFRLSCPDLDDDWFTINYPTTGLEGPGLVSDVSALELNPGTQGQILLKFHPPGDTLAGSYSPTIRLYSESSPDLVLLDLVYIQIPTNYHLDIELNTILGQVSRSLGKYELSLANQGNIVRELILSLKSRDEEELYTYKFDPTEVRLLPNTSAAANLTVKPRPWWRRPWFGTGLVVNFQLDIKDEQNLPLPNTLPQGTLVWKPRPLWQFILLLLAILGLLGGIGFIIWRILNPDPLRLENFSANNPRITEEEDEVALKWDIHNYQQLQKLVLTTKGPQPIQPITYDFSNGIPETLGKGSANEIPPCQVQEKQELICSNVKTGVKTKGNYTFDLQAFYRNGIQLFSPKNQVVSQTTQVEIAEKEIAEVVGFQADKPLYTKGQNILLSWTIARPLLLAQIQIAGSADDGTSYGQQIAYKFNQGKITDPKFQKLCTQQNQQLRCINIPLLANKAGNFAFQIKAFSNNGSQKK, encoded by the coding sequence ATGCAAGCTAAATTCAATCCACTGGAAGTTATTATCAACCCACCTGGAATTCAATTTGGGATGCCAGGAGATACCATTCAACTGTATGTTGTTGTAATCAATCAGGGAGACCAGAGTGCGGTTATTGATTTATATTTTGTTTTTGACGAAGTATTTCAAAATTTAACCGGTTGGTCTAGTTCTCCTAGAGAAAGTTTAGCATTAGCTCCCCAACAGAATAGTGACGAAGTAACATTTGAATTTCAAATCGCCGCAAATGCTCTACCAGGAACCTATGACTATACACTAGTCGTAGATTCTCCTCTACATTATCCACAAGATACTCCCATAACCTTCCCAAACCAAATTAAGGTTTTACTAAAAGAACAGACCGCAATTCGGGTGAATGACCCGACATTTTCCATTAGCCCTAACACCAACCCCAACAAGCCACTAATTTTCAATCCTAGTCAGCCTCTGCAAGTGGAGGTGATAGTTGACAATCGCTCTTATCTCGTAGACAGGTTCCGCTTGAGTTGCCCAGATTTAGATGATGACTGGTTCACAATCAATTATCCCACAACTGGATTAGAGGGGCCAGGGTTGGTGTCTGATGTGAGTGCACTAGAACTCAACCCTGGTACTCAAGGTCAAATATTGTTGAAATTTCATCCACCTGGGGATACCCTTGCGGGAAGCTATTCTCCGACAATCCGCTTGTATTCGGAAAGCTCTCCAGACTTAGTATTGCTGGATTTGGTGTACATCCAGATTCCGACAAATTATCACCTAGATATAGAACTTAATACCATCTTGGGACAAGTTAGCCGTAGTCTTGGTAAGTATGAATTATCACTAGCGAACCAGGGCAATATTGTCCGCGAACTAATATTAAGTTTAAAAAGTCGAGACGAAGAAGAACTATATACTTACAAATTTGATCCGACTGAAGTAAGATTATTACCCAATACAAGTGCTGCCGCCAATTTGACGGTCAAACCCAGACCTTGGTGGCGAAGACCGTGGTTTGGCACAGGGCTAGTGGTCAACTTTCAACTCGATATCAAAGACGAACAAAATTTACCCTTACCTAACACATTGCCTCAAGGAACTTTGGTATGGAAACCTCGTCCTTTGTGGCAATTTATTCTATTACTTTTGGCAATTTTGGGCTTACTCGGAGGGATAGGATTTATCATTTGGCGAATTTTAAATCCTGATCCTTTGAGATTAGAAAATTTTAGTGCCAATAACCCTCGAATTACTGAAGAGGAGGATGAAGTAGCTTTAAAGTGGGACATTCACAATTATCAACAGTTGCAAAAGTTGGTTCTGACGACCAAAGGTCCGCAACCTATTCAGCCTATTACCTATGACTTTAGCAATGGCATTCCTGAAACACTAGGCAAAGGAAGTGCTAATGAAATACCTCCTTGTCAGGTGCAAGAAAAACAAGAGCTAATTTGTAGCAACGTTAAAACTGGAGTGAAAACAAAAGGTAATTACACTTTTGATTTACAAGCCTTTTATCGTAATGGTATACAATTATTTTCTCCAAAGAACCAAGTAGTAAGCCAAACAACACAAGTAGAAATAGCTGAAAAAGAAATTGCTGAAGTAGTTGGTTTCCAAGCAGATAAACCACTATATACAAAAGGTCAAAATATTCTTTTAAGTTGGACAATTGCCCGTCCATTATTGTTGGCACAAATTCAAATTGCTGGCAGTGCAGATGATGGTACATCCTATGGTCAACAAATTGCTTATAAATTTAATCAAGGTAAGATTACCGACCCTAAATTCCAAAAACTATGTACACAACAAAATCAACAACTGCGATGTATAAATATTCCTCTACTAGCAAATAAAGCTGGAAACTTTGCGTTTCAAATCAAAGCTTTTTCTAACAATGGAAGTCAAAAAAAATAG
- a CDS encoding DUF4347 domain-containing protein → MATLHTSHLQVNPATSTSNTDSIVFIDMAVEDYSGLVNGVLDNTRVFLLDSIYNGIEQITEILESCDRSNLTNIHIVCHGAPGCLQLGNTHLGLDTLDEYSQQLQQWQKTFLASAKSDNPWNLLIYGCKVAFGDAGAEFVEKLHQLTGANIAASRQLIGNAALDGNWELEVRTADMEVNLAFAETVREAYPGVLATFTVNNTGDTDDGNANNGITTLREAINLANATPGDDTITFGGVFTDTTPDVITLTSGQLIITDDVTILGTGASQLIVSGNNASRVFEISGLATDATIDGLAIASGTIKVNRNSILSLANTSVSGNTAESGISNSGILDLTNTSVFGNTQGGIYNGGTLSLTNSSVYGNTGGSSIFNGNIAGSGIFNDGSPRNTGILSLTNSSVFGNTANFGAGIYNQGGTLSLSNSTVSGNRAKFGGGIFNGDDGSYFSGSATLTNSTISGNTALEDGGGIYNNYAYASDDSLILISTTINNNTADSDGDGTGNGGGVFSYLDSSINVNVSNTIIAGNFDNSTSGDIDPDVRGGLIDSGNNLIGNKTGSTAFTTSTLIGTSASPINPKLGLLQNNGGATLTHALLAGSPAINAGKNSLVPAGLTTDQRGAGFDRISNGVVDIGAYEVQLPTTKPPIKTDTVVTNTNDSGAGSLRQAILNANATLGANTITFAGVFTDTTPDLITLTSGKLTITDDITILGTGASNLTISGNNVSSVFEMSGTGTDASINGLKIANANDPFGSILVNTNASLSLTRSTVSDNKGVVGGIFNRGTLSLTGSTVSGNSGSSLGGGIFNKGNLSLTESTVSGNSAYTSYYSAYGGGIFNTGTLSLTGSTVSGNRSYATGFERGAPDPYPSYGGGIYNSGILKLNNSTISDNRAYTNGGGISNSGTLTVTNSTITNNSAEDLFQLTNNGGGIFSYSNGTVLVGNTIIAGNFKEGYEPSIFNPDVSGNFTDLGSNLIGNSTGSTGFTISTLVGTSANPINPKLTPLQNNGGATFTNALLADSPAINAGKNALIPAGITTDQRGAGFDRISKGTVDIGALEFNGLNGTNGADNLVGKNYSDIINAQGGNDTITGNQSNDILTGGGGKDKFVYNLADGVDTIRDFGGLGKGSNPSAAIVSELDTLKFQGTGLTAKNLLLTQNANNLEVTFEGVADDKVILQNFPLENLDNLSALGNILFDGQSSIRDSFDVFDANSTQSAIFNLNTVTFLNDLNNNVNGFDNSADVINGQGGDDRIDGKSGNDLLRGGTGNDTLLGGADDDILVGGAGNDSLIGGAGNDILIGGADNDTLTGGSGNDQFIYQTLSYSGDTITDFNQSQDKLVFTDLFKSVGYSGSNPIGDGYLQFVQSGTSTQVNSSAGAYSVYTLATLDNFTATNLVVGTNVIV, encoded by the coding sequence ATGGCAACGCTACATACCTCACACTTGCAAGTAAATCCCGCAACTTCCACCTCCAATACCGATAGTATAGTCTTCATTGACATGGCCGTTGAAGACTATAGCGGTTTAGTCAATGGCGTGCTTGATAATACCCGAGTGTTCCTGCTTGACTCGATATACAACGGTATAGAACAAATTACGGAAATTCTGGAGAGTTGCGATCGCTCGAATTTGACTAATATTCATATTGTGTGCCACGGTGCCCCAGGTTGCTTACAATTGGGTAACACGCATTTAGGACTTGATACCCTCGACGAATACAGCCAGCAACTGCAACAATGGCAGAAAACATTTTTAGCCTCTGCCAAAAGTGATAACCCCTGGAACTTACTCATCTATGGTTGCAAAGTGGCTTTTGGTGATGCCGGGGCAGAATTTGTCGAAAAACTGCACCAACTCACAGGAGCGAATATTGCCGCTTCCCGTCAGCTGATTGGCAATGCAGCATTGGATGGTAACTGGGAGTTAGAAGTTCGCACTGCTGATATGGAAGTAAATCTTGCGTTTGCAGAAACAGTGCGAGAAGCTTACCCAGGAGTACTGGCAACTTTCACGGTGAATAATACCGGAGACACGGATGATGGGAATGCGAACAACGGCATCACCACACTCCGGGAGGCAATTAACTTAGCCAATGCTACTCCTGGGGATGATACTATTACCTTTGGAGGTGTATTCACTGATACCACCCCAGATGTGATTACCCTCACCTCTGGACAACTGATAATTACCGATGATGTGACTATCTTGGGGACTGGGGCATCTCAGCTAATTGTGAGTGGCAATAATGCCTCCAGGGTGTTTGAGATATCGGGATTAGCGACAGATGCCACTATTGATGGCTTGGCGATCGCTAGCGGCACTATTAAGGTTAATAGAAATTCCATCCTCAGCCTAGCTAACACCAGTGTGTCTGGTAATACAGCAGAAAGTGGTATCTCTAACAGTGGTATCCTCGATCTTACTAACACCAGCGTCTTTGGCAATACACAGGGCGGTATCTATAATGGTGGTACTCTCAGCCTAACTAACAGCAGTGTTTATGGCAATACCGGGGGAAGCAGCATTTTTAATGGCAATATTGCAGGAAGCGGTATTTTTAATGACGGTTCTCCTAGAAACACTGGTATTCTCAGCCTAACCAATAGCAGTGTCTTTGGGAATACGGCAAACTTCGGTGCTGGCATCTATAATCAAGGCGGTACTCTCAGCCTGAGCAACAGTACTGTCTCTGGCAATAGGGCAAAATTCGGCGGTGGCATTTTTAACGGAGATGATGGTAGTTATTTTTCCGGTTCAGCTACTTTAACTAATAGCACCATCTCTGGCAATACAGCGTTAGAGGATGGCGGTGGCATATACAATAACTATGCCTACGCGAGTGACGACAGTCTCATCCTAATTAGCACCACAATTAATAACAACACAGCTGATTCAGATGGTGATGGTACTGGCAATGGTGGCGGTGTTTTTAGTTACCTTGATTCTTCTATTAACGTCAATGTTAGTAACACCATCATTGCAGGCAATTTCGACAATTCCACCTCCGGTGATATAGACCCCGACGTGCGTGGTGGACTGATTGACTCCGGCAATAACCTGATTGGCAATAAGACTGGTAGCACTGCCTTTACCACCAGCACCCTCATTGGCACTAGTGCTAGCCCCATTAACCCCAAACTCGGCCTGCTGCAAAATAACGGTGGTGCAACCTTAACTCATGCCTTACTTGCGGGTAGTCCTGCCATTAACGCTGGCAAGAATTCCTTAGTTCCGGCTGGGTTAACCACTGACCAACGTGGTGCTGGATTTGACCGGATATCCAACGGTGTTGTTGATATTGGTGCTTATGAAGTCCAACTCCCCACAACTAAGCCACCTATTAAGACTGACACAGTGGTGACTAATACCAACGATTCTGGGGCAGGGTCATTGCGGCAGGCTATCCTCAATGCCAATGCTACTCTTGGGGCGAATACGATTACCTTTGCGGGCGTGTTCACCGATACCACCCCGGATCTCATCACCCTCACCTCTGGGAAATTGACGATTACCGATGATATTACGATTTTGGGGACTGGGGCATCTAACCTCACCATTAGCGGGAATAATGTCTCAAGCGTGTTCGAGATGTCGGGCACAGGCACAGATGCAAGCATTAATGGCTTGAAGATCGCTAATGCTAATGACCCCTTTGGCAGTATTTTAGTCAATACCAATGCCAGCCTTAGCCTGACAAGAAGCACTGTCTCAGACAATAAGGGGGTGGTAGGCGGTATATTTAACAGAGGCACTCTCAGCCTGACGGGAAGCACTGTCTCTGGCAATAGCGGGTCGTCGTTAGGCGGAGGCATCTTTAACAAAGGCAATCTCAGCCTGACGGAAAGCACTGTTTCTGGCAATAGTGCATACACCAGTTACTACTCTGCCTATGGGGGCGGCATATTTAACACAGGCACCCTAAGCCTAACGGGAAGCACTGTCTCTGGCAATCGTTCGTACGCCACCGGCTTCGAGCGCGGCGCCCCTGACCCCTACCCGAGCTACGGCGGTGGCATCTATAACAGTGGCATCTTGAAGCTGAACAATAGCACTATCTCTGACAATAGAGCGTACACTAACGGTGGTGGCATTTCTAACTCCGGCACTCTCACCGTCACCAATAGCACCATTACAAATAACAGTGCAGAAGACCTTTTTCAGCTTACTAACAATGGAGGAGGTATTTTTAGTTACTCAAATGGCACTGTTCTCGTTGGTAACACAATCATTGCAGGCAACTTCAAGGAGGGATATGAACCCTCTATCTTCAACCCCGATGTTTCCGGCAACTTCACTGACCTCGGCAGTAACTTGATTGGCAATAGCACTGGTAGTACTGGCTTTACCATCAGCACCCTTGTCGGCACCAGCGCCAACCCCATTAACCCCAAACTCACCCCCCTGCAAAATAACGGTGGTGCAACCTTTACTAATGCCTTACTTGCGGATAGTCCCGCCATTAACGCAGGCAAGAATGCTCTGATTCCAGCAGGGATCACCACCGACCAACGTGGCGCTGGATTTGACAGAATATCCAAGGGTACAGTTGATATTGGTGCATTAGAGTTCAACGGGCTGAATGGAACCAATGGCGCTGATAATTTAGTGGGCAAGAACTATAGTGACATAATTAATGCTCAAGGCGGGAATGATACCATCACAGGTAATCAAAGCAACGACATCCTAACTGGTGGTGGCGGCAAGGATAAATTTGTTTACAACTTAGCTGACGGTGTGGATACCATCAGGGATTTTGGTGGGTTAGGTAAAGGCTCAAATCCCTCGGCAGCAATCGTTAGCGAATTGGATACCCTGAAATTCCAAGGTACTGGATTAACTGCCAAAAATCTGCTACTCACCCAAAATGCTAACAATCTGGAAGTTACTTTTGAAGGGGTGGCTGATGACAAAGTTATCCTGCAAAACTTTCCTCTGGAAAACCTAGACAACCTATCGGCACTGGGCAATATCCTGTTTGATGGGCAAAGCAGCATTCGTGACAGCTTTGATGTCTTCGATGCCAACTCCACCCAAAGCGCTATCTTCAACTTGAACACAGTCACCTTTCTCAATGACCTAAATAACAATGTCAATGGCTTTGACAACTCAGCTGATGTGATTAATGGTCAGGGGGGTGATGACCGCATCGACGGCAAGAGTGGCAACGACCTGCTACGCGGTGGTACAGGTAACGATACCCTGCTTGGTGGTGCAGATGATGACATCCTCGTTGGTGGTGCAGGTAACGATAGTCTCATCGGCGGTGCTGGCAATGACATTCTTATTGGTGGTGCAGATAACGATACCTTGACTGGCGGTAGCGGTAATGACCAGTTCATCTACCAAACCTTAAGCTATTCCGGTGATACCATCACTGACTTTAATCAGAGCCAGGATAAGTTAGTCTTTACTGACCTGTTTAAGAGCGTGGGCTATAGTGGCAGCAATCCCATCGGTGATGGCTACCTACAGTTTGTGCAATCGGGTACTTCTACACAAGTTAATTCCTCTGCTGGTGCTTATTCTGTTTACACCTTAGCAACTTTGGATAATTTCACGGCTACAAATCTGGTAGTCGGTACTAACGTCATCGTCTAG
- the rpiA gene encoding ribose-5-phosphate isomerase RpiA, whose amino-acid sequence MTATDPVKLMKQEVGKAAAALVKSGSIVGLGTGSTTAYTIQFLGDRLKSGELKDIIGIPTSFQSEVLAKQYGVPLATLDAIDHIDIAIDGADEVDPQKNLIKGGGAAHTREKVVDYLAEQFIVVVDSGKLVDRLGSSFAVPVEVIPMAITPVTNAIKKLGGKPELRMGVKKAGPVITDQGNFVLDVRFNSIEDPASLEKTLNNIPGVLENGIFVNCVDLVLIGEVKDGQPLVRQL is encoded by the coding sequence ATGACAGCAACAGATCCCGTAAAGTTGATGAAGCAAGAAGTTGGCAAAGCCGCCGCAGCCCTGGTAAAGTCGGGTTCCATTGTGGGGTTGGGTACGGGGTCAACTACAGCATATACGATTCAGTTTTTGGGCGATCGCCTCAAGTCTGGTGAACTCAAAGATATCATTGGTATACCTACCTCGTTTCAGTCAGAAGTGCTGGCGAAGCAGTACGGTGTTCCTCTCGCCACTTTGGATGCTATCGATCACATCGATATTGCCATTGATGGTGCAGATGAAGTTGATCCGCAGAAGAATTTGATTAAAGGCGGTGGTGCAGCACATACCCGCGAAAAAGTCGTAGACTACCTGGCAGAACAGTTCATCGTCGTGGTGGATAGTGGTAAGTTAGTAGACCGCTTGGGTTCTAGTTTCGCTGTGCCTGTGGAAGTAATTCCAATGGCAATTACTCCTGTTACCAATGCCATCAAAAAACTCGGTGGTAAACCAGAACTCCGCATGGGTGTAAAAAAAGCTGGCCCAGTGATCACTGACCAAGGAAACTTTGTCTTAGATGTCAGATTTAACTCTATTGAAGATCCAGCCAGCCTAGAAAAGACATTGAATAACATTCCCGGCGTTTTGGAAAATGGTATCTTCGTTAACTGTGTCGATTTAGTTTTGATTGGTGAAGTCAAAGATGGTCAGCCATTAGTGCGGCAACTGTAA
- a CDS encoding S-layer homology domain-containing protein: MRQLSITLSLVALLQNLPAIAQAQVPETPSGIPSDSIQQVTAVKWMTNFSDGKFYPERLVSRAELASIMVKAFGLNKRQAVSKENLAIPDVPASHWAFNDIQTVLKTDIMKGYRGNEFFPNQKVTRAEALAIFAQAYGVFQFPDDAVNEILASHPDEKSIPAWARKAIATVASEGFLNTDGQGNISPLKPVTRGDMAYVLSKYLQRQQRQPETPEIPVIPDSPQSP; this comes from the coding sequence ATGCGTCAGCTTTCAATTACTCTATCTTTAGTGGCCCTACTACAAAACTTACCAGCAATTGCTCAAGCTCAAGTGCCAGAAACTCCTTCTGGAATCCCATCTGATTCCATTCAACAGGTAACTGCTGTGAAATGGATGACAAACTTTTCCGATGGCAAGTTTTATCCAGAAAGGTTAGTGAGTAGGGCTGAATTAGCGTCAATTATGGTAAAAGCATTTGGGCTAAATAAAAGACAAGCTGTTAGCAAAGAAAATTTAGCTATTCCAGATGTTCCTGCTTCTCATTGGGCATTTAATGATATACAGACAGTCTTAAAAACTGACATTATGAAAGGCTATCGGGGCAATGAATTTTTCCCTAATCAAAAGGTGACAAGGGCAGAAGCTCTTGCTATTTTCGCCCAGGCTTATGGTGTATTTCAGTTTCCTGATGACGCTGTTAATGAGATTCTGGCTTCACATCCAGATGAAAAGTCTATCCCAGCTTGGGCTAGAAAAGCGATCGCTACAGTGGCTAGCGAGGGATTTCTTAACACAGATGGTCAAGGCAATATTTCCCCATTAAAACCTGTTACCCGTGGGGATATGGCTTATGTATTGAGTAAATATTTGCAACGACAACAGCGACAACCCGAAACACCAGAAATTCCGGTTATTCCAGATAGCCCACAATCTCCTTAA
- a CDS encoding CP12 domain-containing protein, which produces MMKAEDIMTKDVVTIRGSATVAEAVGVMKEKGLRALVVDRRYDNDAYGIVTETDIVYKVTAYGKDPKQVRVYEIMSKPCIVVNPDLGVEYVARLFANTGIHRAPVIQSKLLGIISITDILTKSDFVEAPKALLLEERIQKAIEQARSICTGQGAYSKACAAAWDEVEELQAEAAHQKSEGMVSAKVSFEEYCKENPDAPECRRNYHP; this is translated from the coding sequence ATGATGAAAGCTGAAGATATCATGACCAAAGATGTAGTTACCATTCGCGGTTCGGCAACTGTTGCTGAAGCGGTAGGGGTGATGAAGGAAAAAGGATTGCGGGCGCTGGTTGTGGATCGTCGCTATGACAATGATGCTTATGGCATTGTCACAGAAACGGATATTGTCTATAAGGTAACAGCCTACGGTAAAGACCCAAAGCAAGTGCGGGTTTACGAAATTATGAGCAAGCCCTGCATTGTGGTCAATCCTGATTTGGGTGTGGAATATGTAGCGCGGTTATTTGCTAACACTGGTATTCATCGAGCACCTGTGATTCAAAGCAAGCTGTTGGGCATCATCTCGATTACCGACATTTTGACCAAAAGCGACTTTGTGGAAGCTCCAAAAGCCCTACTGCTGGAGGAGAGAATTCAAAAAGCCATTGAGCAGGCTCGGTCTATTTGCACCGGACAAGGTGCTTATTCTAAAGCCTGTGCAGCTGCCTGGGATGAGGTAGAAGAACTTCAAGCAGAAGCAGCTCATCAGAAATCTGAGGGTATGGTATCAGCCAAAGTTTCTTTTGAAGAATACTGCAAGGAAAACCCAGATGCACCAGAATGTAGACGAAATTATCATCCTTGA
- a CDS encoding LptF/LptG family permease — protein sequence MDRYLASELLAPFFFGVGAFSSLGVTIDAVFDLIRKIVESGLPIDIAIQVFLLKFPNFIVLAFPMSTLLATLMTYSRLSSESELIALRGCGVSVYRMVLTAVMLSLVVTGMTFVFNEQIAPAANYQAAMTLDKALKSDKPILKQQNIFYPEYQDVAEPDGSKNRILTRLFYADQFDGKQMKGLTIIDRSTEGLNQIVVSESAQWNASQNVWDFYNGTIYFVAADRSYRNIVRFEHQQLQLPRTPLSLAEKSRDYGEMNISEALDQLQVELLGGDRQKIRKLEVRIQQKISLPFVCVVFGLVGAAMGSIPQRTGRGTSFGISVVVIFSYYLIFFIGGAIAQAGVLSPFVGAWLPNFLFLGIGLFLLMRVAKR from the coding sequence ATGGATCGCTATCTTGCCAGCGAATTGTTAGCGCCGTTTTTCTTTGGTGTCGGAGCTTTTTCATCACTTGGTGTCACTATTGATGCTGTATTTGATCTCATCAGAAAAATCGTAGAATCTGGGCTACCTATAGACATTGCGATTCAAGTTTTTTTGTTAAAATTTCCCAACTTTATCGTTTTAGCCTTCCCCATGTCTACGTTGCTGGCTACTTTGATGACCTATAGTCGTCTTTCTAGCGAGAGCGAACTAATTGCCCTGCGTGGTTGTGGGGTCAGCGTCTATCGCATGGTGCTAACTGCTGTGATGTTGAGTCTTGTGGTTACAGGAATGACATTTGTGTTTAACGAACAAATTGCACCAGCAGCAAATTACCAAGCGGCAATGACTCTGGATAAAGCCCTGAAATCAGACAAGCCAATTTTGAAACAGCAAAATATTTTCTATCCTGAATACCAGGATGTTGCCGAGCCAGATGGCTCTAAGAATAGAATATTGACACGCTTGTTTTACGCCGACCAGTTTGATGGTAAGCAGATGAAAGGTTTGACGATTATAGACCGCTCAACAGAAGGTCTGAATCAAATTGTGGTATCAGAATCTGCCCAGTGGAATGCTTCTCAAAATGTCTGGGATTTTTACAACGGCACGATCTATTTTGTTGCTGCCGATCGCTCCTATCGCAACATCGTTAGATTTGAACACCAACAACTGCAACTACCGCGCACACCATTAAGTCTGGCAGAAAAAAGCCGCGATTATGGTGAGATGAATATTTCTGAAGCCCTAGATCAACTACAAGTGGAACTTCTCGGTGGCGATCGCCAAAAAATTCGTAAACTCGAAGTGCGGATTCAACAAAAAATCTCTTTGCCCTTTGTATGTGTAGTTTTTGGCTTGGTAGGTGCAGCTATGGGAAGCATACCCCAGCGAACTGGAAGAGGCACCAGCTTTGGGATTAGCGTTGTAGTTATATTTTCGTACTACTTAATTTTCTTTATTGGTGGTGCGATCGCGCAAGCAGGTGTCCTCTCTCCCTTTGTGGGGGCTTGGTTGCCGAACTTTCTTTTTTTGGGAATAGGTTTATTTTTATTGATGCGAGTTGCCAAACGGTAG
- the lptB gene encoding LPS export ABC transporter ATP-binding protein, whose amino-acid sequence MKIVLENIHKSYGKRVIVNRVNLSVAQGEVVGLLGPNGAGKTTTFYIATGLEKPNQGKVWLGNLDVTGMPMHKRARLGIGYLAQEPSVFRQLSVQDNILLVLEQTNVPRWEWTRRLTTLLREFRLEKLASSKGIQLSGGERRRTELARSLAAGQEGPKFLLLDEPFAGVDPIAVSEIQQIVARLRDRGMGILITDHNVRETLAITDRAYIMREGQILAFGATDELYGNSLVRQYYLGDNFQV is encoded by the coding sequence ATGAAAATTGTTTTAGAGAATATTCATAAATCTTATGGCAAGCGAGTAATTGTCAATCGTGTCAATCTTTCTGTTGCTCAGGGCGAAGTCGTTGGTTTACTAGGCCCCAATGGGGCTGGTAAAACGACGACCTTTTACATTGCCACAGGTTTAGAAAAACCCAATCAAGGAAAAGTCTGGCTAGGTAATCTGGATGTTACGGGAATGCCAATGCACAAAAGGGCGCGACTGGGTATTGGCTATCTAGCACAAGAACCAAGTGTTTTCCGCCAACTTTCGGTACAGGATAATATTCTGTTAGTACTAGAGCAAACTAATGTGCCACGATGGGAGTGGACAAGACGACTCACAACTTTACTGCGAGAGTTTCGGTTGGAAAAATTAGCCAGTAGCAAAGGAATTCAACTTTCTGGTGGTGAGCGACGGCGGACAGAATTAGCAAGGTCTTTAGCTGCTGGACAAGAAGGGCCAAAATTTTTACTTTTGGATGAACCATTTGCTGGAGTTGATCCGATCGCAGTCTCAGAAATTCAGCAAATCGTAGCACGACTGCGCGATCGCGGTATGGGTATCTTAATTACAGATCATAATGTCCGCGAAACCCTAGCGATCACCGATCGCGCCTACATCATGCGCGAGGGACAAATTCTCGCTTTTGGCGCTACTGACGAACTCTACGGCAATTCCCTTGTGCGGCAATATTATTTAGGGGATAATTTTCAAGTCTAA
- a CDS encoding LptA/OstA family protein translates to MMPCYQLPISQMRRFGLALILPVALLGVAFPNQLQTATAQTPRENRPLTIRADIQEYDAKNQVITARGNVQMSYPARQIQATSAQAQYFSKERRIDFSGNVYILQQGGNSIRAEKVTYLIDQGRFVALPQSNRQVESIYMIQESDNDGQTAKPAPQTPAFKRSN, encoded by the coding sequence ATGATGCCCTGCTATCAATTGCCCATATCCCAGATGCGTCGCTTTGGATTAGCTTTAATACTGCCAGTTGCACTCTTGGGCGTCGCCTTCCCTAACCAATTGCAAACCGCTACTGCACAAACACCTAGAGAAAATCGTCCCCTTACTATCCGTGCTGATATCCAAGAATATGACGCCAAAAATCAAGTAATTACTGCTCGTGGTAACGTGCAAATGTCGTATCCAGCTCGCCAAATTCAAGCAACATCTGCCCAAGCACAGTACTTTAGTAAGGAACGCCGAATTGATTTCAGTGGCAATGTCTATATTTTGCAACAGGGCGGTAACAGTATCCGGGCGGAGAAAGTAACCTATTTAATTGATCAAGGGCGATTTGTTGCCTTACCCCAATCCAATCGTCAAGTAGAGTCCATCTACATGATCCAGGAATCAGATAATGATGGACAAACTGCAAAACCTGCTCCACAGACACCAGCATTCAAGCGTTCTAATTAG